Within Colletotrichum destructivum chromosome 11, complete sequence, the genomic segment TTCGAGGCCCAAGGAGCGTTAGGGTTGTCGTTTTTTCGTGGGCTTGAGAGTCGTGGTTTTTTGGAGCACGGCTCGCCCTCGGGGGAGGGCAAAGGGGATAATGCGGTGGGATTGGTTTCGATGCCCTCGTTGTTGGCGTCGTAAGGCGGGATGGAAGATAGCCAGGCCGAGACGAACTGGCAGAGAACTTCCGGAGATGAAGTCATGCCACAGGTAGTGATCGGTGCCGCTATTGCGCGCTGCGACAAaatggtgatggtgttggtggtcgTGGTGGTTGTCGTGATCTCGACTCGTCACGGGCCTTTGGGCGGTGCAGTTGGTTGTGACAGtctgtttttcttttctaGGTTGGTTGAGACTTGAGAGCGGTACGTTGTGTTGGCCCGACAATGACAGCTGATTCTGACGGGGGGACAGGGCTTACGTCCTTGTCTTCCTGGGGAAATGATGACTAACCCGGAAAAGGAAGAACCCCTCCTCCACAGGAACTCGGGCGCACAGACCCCCATCAACCATCGGCCCTCCGCTGCAGTCAGCCAACCGTGCAGCTGACACACTCTGGCTCACACCTGATGACCAGTAATCCAAGTGTTGTACCATCAACTATTCGCCTCTGCGTGACCCCGAATAGCTACGTCCGCCAATAATATCATGATGACAGGGGGCACCACTTGGTACGTTCCGCCTGACCTCATTGTGGAACAACTGCGAGGCGCCCCAGGGGACGTATGGCGACTAGGCGTTACGACGCTCTGCCTGCTGGAAAAGATACGTATTCTGGAGAAAACGACAAAGAGTTGGCTCATCTGTGAGGTGAAACAAGGAGGCGATGGTAAAGGACAGATGATAAAATGGCTCAAAATCGTTACCCAAAACAGAAACATGCTGAACTGTAATGATTTTATGGAGGTGCTTGTTTCCTAGATGCTATGGGCGTGGCCTGGGCGTGGCCTGGGCGAGGTAATCCTACAGACGGGCGTTCCCATTCCTACCAGACGATGGCAACAGCAATaacgagaaggaagaagtCAACAACGCTTTAGGCGGTcgtggcgaggccggcggcctcAGCCGCCTCTCGCAGAAATGGACCGTCGACCACTCCTCTAGGCATTATGCTAAAAAGAAATCAAGACTTGACGTAAATTATTACATTGTAAATACGTATCACGTAAGACTAAAATTATTTTGTAAAGTTGTAACAAAGAAAGCAGTACTATGTGTATTACGTAAGGCTAATATCTTTGCTCCTGTAAATCTTGGAAAGGTATATAAAAGTATCCTATGTGCTCTCGTTCTGTAAATACAACTTTACATACATTTATCAAGATGCCACACGAAAACCAAAATCAATCGGATTGGGACCAAAAGTGGCAAAAAGCAACTGATTGGAAAGCACTCCTTGCGTTGAATGTTCAATTTCTTAATGTTGGTATCACAGGTCACTCGAGTTAACGAACGGCTCAATAGATGAGGGTATTCGTATTTTGCTTGGGTGTGTGTAGGTCTAAGTTGGAAAAAGTGAAGGGCAGCTGACGGAGGGGATATTATCGATCTAACGGAGATGAATCCGTGTGATCTGATTGGCCCAATCCATCCACTGTATCCACTTTCCCATGGATAATCCGGCCAGCCGATCGGTATTCCAACACTTAAATTGAGTCAAAGTGGTCATAAGGTTAAAACACCCTATCATGGCCCACTCGACTCCGAAACCAATGAACCAATACCTTCCATACTCCGCTTGCACCGTCATGGACTTCTGACAACATGCAGTCAGCCACCTAGAAATGATAGTGATTTAAGACAAATACCGTTTCTAGAATCTGCAAGCTCTGTCATGGCTGCTTCCAGACCTCTATCTACCGTCATCTCCAACAATACCATAACAACACCAGCCATCGGTCCTGAAAAGAAGTCCTAGAGTACTAAAGACGCTTCAGTCACTACCCTGCCATACAGTCAACAGAGgagatcaaggccatcaaaGTTCCTTCAGGCTCCCAGCCCATAGAACACCTGACTACGGTGAAAGATGGAACACAGAGTCTTTTGTGTGACGGCAGCAGCTTAAGAGACCGGTCCTGCGGTAGATGATCAGGCCACAACGAGATGGTGCCACCCTCGACTAACGGAGCGTTGTGACCCTCAACGACCTATCCAACTCAGTATTGGGCATTGGTTAGCCCAGTATCTTGAGTTTCAATGTCGTATCCCGTTATCGGATTCTGAGTCGAATGTCATGATGAAAACTCCGAGCTTTCCAATTGCACCTTTCACGATGGGCACAAGTCACCGAGGTCGCAAGGTGAAGGCAAAGATACACTTATTGACGCCTATCTCTCATGGTCTCCTGTACCTACAGCCTATATTTCCTTCTGGAGCTTGCGGGAATGGGCTAGGAACTGGCGACATTGGTTAATACATCGGAAGTCAACCCGCCAAGTCATTATCATCGCAGTTTGGCTAGGAAATCTCTCACGCATCCACgacgaaaaagaaaaccccgAGGATTTCGGCTACTCTGCAGCTAGGGTTACTTGCTCGAGAAGATGTCTTCAGAATCATCGCAATGAATACCTTCTTTATGGTGATGCTTCAGCAGAGGAGTACGGAATCCTCGCGTGTTTTTGGGGAGATGAGATAACAACCCAACTAGTGTCATCGTCTCCCTTTCCAGGTGAAACGACTAAATATTCAGCTAGGATTCCTGCAGGAGCCTCTATCAACACCAGAAGCAGCAATTTGACAGAAGACCTAGAGCTTGAGGTCTGCAGTAACATTGGCGTGCGAAACGAGAGAGATTTTTATTGCCTGGTGCTTGCCCTTTGCGACTTCTGGGGGTCCTAGGAAGTCAGGCGAATAACTAGTTTCCAAGATCCTTATGCTTTTGCCAGCGCAGGAGGTCGTGAAAGATCAAAAATCAAACATCGAATTTAGAAAGCAAAAGGGACTTTGACCATAACCAGCAAGCCTGTGGCCTGACACATTACTAAGATCTCGTTACGCCGCCATTGCTAACAAGTTGCTCTCTTGTCAGACTATGTGAACTTTCCTCTCAACATGGTACCCCTGGACATTACCGTAGATCACCTTTCCTGGAGCCCGACTGCCGTTTTTACTATCAGCTTTTTCGCCATCATTCCGCCCGCTGCTATCCTGTCGTTTGCGACCGAACAAATCTCAACGGAGTTGGCGAATTTCTTGGAGGATTACTCAACGCCACCTTTTGCAATGCTGTAGAACTGATTCTCAGTATCATTACCCTGAAGGAGGTCCAGATCGAGGTTGTTCAGTTGTCTATGCTCGGATCGGTTCTCTCCCAGGGCATGGCACAGAGCTCGCCGATGACACTTTCTCTTGCCTCGCTCGTTATTCCTGCCACGGTAAGCAGCATCCCAGTGCGCTCTTTGACCCCTCGTTCATCAACTGATGGCGCATGGCAGCTTTAATCCATGCTTGATGAAGCCGACAGTGTCGAATAGGAGCACAGCATCTTGGTCCTGTCCCGCGGCACTACCATCATCTTGCTGTTGCTCTACGTCCTTTACCTCTAGTTCCAGCTGCGCACCCACCCCAACCTCTTCGATTCTGAGATCTAGCACCAtaacgaggaggaggccctTCTCGTCATTCCTTTCTTGGTCATTCTTGGGTGGACTGTCCTCGATAAGCCGATGACTCTCCACTTTGAGACGTTCGAGACCGTCGCCTTCGCGTCTCTATGCTGATAATCACGTACACTATACAGGACGGCCAGTCGGACTATCTCGAGGGTACCATGTTACTCAGTCTTTACGTCATTATCGCCTTGGCCTCTTATGTCGATCCCGGGGATACATTGGGCGTGGCTTTGTCTGACATGGAAGCAATGGGGCGAAGCAACACCAGACCGAAGGCTTCACGAAGCGAAGCCTTGTGAAAAGGGCACCATATATCATATGCACCATGACAGCTCACTCGAATAGGTTGCGTTATCGAATGCGTGCTGATCTTGCAAAAGAGATGATTGAAAGCTATTGCGAGGTAAGATACTTGCTACAGCAGGGCAGAGACGTCAACCCTTTCGAGAGTAGATAGATATGACATAGTTCTAAACACTTCAAATCTAAACCCTTTTATTTCGCCTTATATCGTGATGCCTCCAGCCCGACCGGGCCCGTCCGGCCTGTCCAGGTCATCCCGGCCTTCACCGGGGCATTTCGGTCACATTATTGTTCCAGCCCGACTCACGATACCTTCATTCACCTAGGTATATAGATCCCAGCAGACTCTTTCCTTTGTATAGTTAGTCCGAGAGAGTAGAGGCATTATAAATACGATTCCTACGTCCCATGCTCACAACATCTTGTGTGATCAATATGTAGGTAGGAGACAGACGTTACCCGTCTGGCAAGCTAATTGGTTACTACttgccctctccctctccctctatTATCCACTTCCAAGTGTCTACTTAGATGCATACATATAAGAGACAGTGCTACTACATTCTCCAAGTGAGAATACCAGTGGGAAAGAGGATTCACATTACAAATTACGTAGGTCCTAGAGCACATCTACCGTATATAGCACTTGTAGTCCAGATGCATAGATCCCACAACGATTCAACTAGAGGCACCATACCTATACCCTTACGGGACGCACAACCTTCACATATAAGACTCGCCCGACAGAAAACATTACGAACCATTCTGAGGATGCCAGCGATCAAATTAGAATTCTTGATTTTGAGCTTTTTATTTGCTTATAACGTGGTTGataagctcggcgatcagacaagctcggcgatcaccCGACCGGATAAACTAATCTTTCACCTTTACGTACACATCACACTATACTCAGCAATGTCCCTTATGAATAAAGAAGCTTAATTGAACTTAGCTATCCAGGCAATCAAACAAACTGAAAATCTTAGTATAAGAGCCGCATGCCGGATCTACTCAGTACCCTACTCAACGTTACGCGACCGAATTAAGGGAAAGCTGTCACGACGCGACGTATTGCCTAGCTTACGAAATTTGACTGCgcttgaagaggagaagctAGTTGAGTACATTCTAGACCTGGATTCCCGATcgt encodes:
- a CDS encoding Putative protein kinase-like domain superfamily, which codes for MMTGGTTWYVPPDLIVEQLRGAPGDVWRLGVTTLCLLEKIRILEKTTKSWLICEVKQGGDGKGQMIKWLKIVTQNRNMLNCNDFMEVLVS